In Candidatus Nomurabacteria bacterium, the DNA window CAACCTTTTAACTACCTTAAACAAGTTGGGCTTGTATTGGTATGACAACCACAAGGACAGGGTGTTAAGGGAGCTTGAATGCGAATTTAGTGCATACCACGAAGGATTTTACCTTGATGTGATAGATGGCTACAAGAATGAACAAGGCGAACTACTAATTAAAAGTAGTGATGCACAGCATTGCTAGAACTTGGGCGAGAGAAAACTTCTCTCGCCCTCATTATTCAAATCATAAAGCAATTTGTGGTTTTATGGTGAAAAATTGTTCTTTAACTTTCAACCAAAGAAGCATGCGTAAAATTTCATGAAATCTTGAAAGAAGATAGTTTTATTCTATATTTAGCTAGTATTTCATCTAGAAAGCGCTTGCAGACTGCAAGCTAAACTTTCTAAAATATTCTTTTCTTATACCAAGTCATAAAACGTCTATAAATACTGGTGTCAAAAATAAACCTCCAAACAAAAGCAACAACTGAAAACATTCTCATAGACATATTTACTACTCTCTTGCTTGATAGGTTTGTAACTTTTGTCTTTTGTTATTAGCACAGTAAAAAGGTTTATCATGTTTCAAAATCACCTAGTGCTAATCCTATAGCCGTACCATAATACGACAGACTCTTCCAAGCTGAGTTCTGGTATATAATCAGAAAAAAATCAGTTATATTTTCCAAGTTTCCGAGTTCTGCAGGTATACCATACTAGAAGAAATATATTCTGGAAAACCTTTTAGTAGAGATTCTCCACCACAAAGAATTATTTTTTATTTTATTGTTTTTTGCTGTTTTTTCTTCTGCGTAGGTAATGCCAGTATATATACACCTTGTTTATCTCATCTCGTATTGCAGACAAAACTCAGCCATAGCTTCTAGATAAGACTCTCCCCTCGTAGGTTCATACCAAATTCTCTTTTTTAGTTTCTCGGCTTCTTCTTCTTTGATTTTAGATTTTTCTCCAAAGACTTCCTTTTGTAACCACCTATTTCTACTATTTTGAGTTAGCACAACACTACCAGAATCTACAATAGATATACCTGTTCTTGTTGCACAAGATCAACCAACATAACAGTGTCAGTACTACCTTGTGGAAATACCGCTCTGGCGAGAACATGCTTCTAGTTCAAAGACAGTGGTATAACACAGACTCTTCTAAAGTTCAATATAACTATTGATGGCCGCAAACGGTGTGTAATATGAAAAATGATAGCCTTCTTTGTCTTCCTTGATTAAGGTCATAGTCATAAACGGATTCATTATTGGAGCAATGGGGATATGCTCTTCACAGAAAGCTCTATAGCTGCAACTTCCTTGGGATCAACTTTGGGCATAGAAAGTGTAAAGGGTATATTTGTTCTTCTGGTAGGGCAACTCTTGTAAACGGAATTTTTTTCTTTTGACGATACTTCTTATGATTTCAGCTAGGGCGTCTTTGTTTATGATTTTTCCAGACTCAACAATACCAGCTGGTGTTGCTTGTACCATAGGTGTTTATTCTTACAGAGTTCTTTGTCTTTTTGAGCAGAGACATACTTAACAGACCTATCAGAAATATCTAATCCGATAGATTGCATGTTCAAAAGTTTTGGTACAGGAAAAATTGATTCTATGCTCATAAACCTTATAACAGATTATACTACATAAAACGAACCAAAAACAGAAGATATTAACGAAATACGATATAAAGCACTGGAAATAAAGTGAAACGATAAGTGTAAGTAAATTGAAATATTTATTTATGAAAACTTGATATTCTCTCCAAATCTTCTAAACAAGAACGCTACGGCAAAAATCTTGTTCCCCTTCCCAAAATAAAGCTATAAGAGTTGAAAATTGATACTCAAACCCTCCACAATGGCGAATACTTTGTAAAGGGATGGAATTAACGAGAGCCGCTATAAACAGAGAAATAAAAGTATTTTCTTGAAATAATTCTTAACTTCTCAAACTCGGCCTCTAATCCATGGCAGAAAGATATAGAACTTCCTAGAAAGAAAAAAGAATCCTATAGCACTGTAAAAAAGTCCTCCAAATACCGAAGAAACAGTTGCTTGATTGTTGCAAAAACATCCATCTTCTTGCGTCCTTGGAAAGAAGCGCCATCAGAAAAATATCTGGTGGTAATGGAAAAAATGAAGACTCTGCAAAGAAATAACACCCAAAACAAGTTTTTTTGATACTTACAATGACGAATCTATCTATGGCTTTTTTGAGAACTCTTTTCACTTTTATCTTGCTTTTGATCCATTTGGAACATCTACTTTGGAACGACAAAAACAGTTTTTTCAATACCGACTGCAAACAACATGCCGTTTGATTCTAATCCTCTTATTTTTCTCGGTTCAAGGTTTGTAACAAAAGAGTTTTTTATAACCCAACTCTTCTGAATGGGAAAATACTCTTATTGCAGAAAGTATCTGTCTTATATCCTTCTCTTCAGTCGAACCATCGGCAGATGGTTTTGAATAGATCAACCATAAACTTATAAAGCTTATCAGCGTCTTCTACTGCCTCGGCATAGTGTTCTCTACTTTTACTTCTATCTTTTTAGAAGTCATCTATTGAAATTTTGTTTTTTCTTCGTTTTTCCATCCCGTTACAAAATCGGACGCGGACATATTTGTCACCTCCGATATTTAATTAATTAGTTTTTAATAAAGATAATCTTATAACTTGTGGGTACCCGTCGTCCGCTCCTGCCTGCCGGCAGGCAGGATTTCGTACGGGATCCATAAAATAAATTATACTTTCTTTTTATCTAAATAACGAGAAAGTATGACTGCAGCAGCTTTCTCGTCTATGTTTTCTATTTTTTCGACTTTACTTTTTCTATCTAAAAGATTCTTTTTTTGAGAAACATTTGGAAACCTCACCGCCTCTACAGATGAAAAGTACTCCAACTCTCTATCTATAGAAATTTCTGGAAGAGATTCTTTTAGTTTTGATATAAAATCTTGAACCATTTCCTCTATAGGATTTTCTTCCATTGAACTATTTTTAGAAAGACCAAAAACCAAAGTTTCTATTCCTTCGTCTTTTATGACAGAAATCGTGTTTTCCAATAGTTTTGAGTTGTTATCCAGAGTCTTTAGCGGGAAAGCAAATTTGCCGTCTTCGCTTGATACGGCAAGCCCGACCCTTTTCGACCCAAAATCTATACCTAGGTATTTCATACTCAATTAGACTAGCATATTGAAAAATATAACAAAATGAGTTAGATTGTTACTTATCAACCAGAGAGGAGGCCCGCCCAAGGCGGGTGGACGTGGCTCCAGTCACTTGACTGGTCCGACTTGGTCGGAGAGTGGTATATTGTAAACATGTATTATGTATATATTTTACAAAGTACCAAAAACTCTAATCTTTACAAAGGAGTAACGTCTGACTTAAAAAGAAGGTTGAGAGAACACAATTTAGGTAACGTAAAATCTACCAAACCACACAAACCCTGGAAACTCATTTACTATCAGGGATTCACATCAAAAATTGATGCCGAGTCTGAAGAAAAGTTTTTGAAAACAGGAAAAGGTAGAGAAAGAATAAAGTATTTGTTAAAAGATACTTTGAAAAATTAAATAAAATGGAGGCGTGGCTGAGTGGTTGAAGGCACTTGTCTTGAAAACAAGAGACTGGGCAACTGGTCCGTGAGTTCGAATCTCACCGCCTCCGCCAATAGAACTTAGTATCGGAAGACCCACATGCTTAGGTATGTGAGGCGGCTCGGAAACCCTGTTTTTTAATTATTCGAATTTTTGAATGTAAGCTAATATATACATATGGAAAATATATTTTATGACATTAACAAATTCCCAAAAGATTATGGTCTTTTAGTTTTTCCTATCTCTATTTCTCGTACACATGCTGGTACAGGACAGTCACCAGAAGAGTGTTTAAAATATATTGAACATTTTTCGCCAAAGAAAATTTCTGAACCAAAGGTTGGACTCAATGTTATTTATAGTGATTACCTCTATATGAATTCTTCTGAACAGGCGAGCCTCCTCAAAGAGAAATTTATGAACGTTGTTCTGAACCATAAAAATGCGTTTTCAAATTTGGTAACAAAAAATTGGGAAAAGTTTCAAATTCAGCAAGCTTTTTCTTTCCAAGTTTGGAATCAGTTGTATTTGAATTACAAGGGTTCAAGTTTTACAGACGCTTTCAAGAAATTGAAAGATATTTATAATCAAGACGAGTATTTTCAAAAACTTGTTCAAGATGATGCAGTTTTTTGTGATAGAGAACTTACAAAAGAACAAGTTAATTTCTTTTTGGAAGAATTTTTACTGACCTACTTTATAACTAAAAAGCAGATTGTGTTGCCAAACGAGTATGTACAAGGTCGCGAGAAATGGATATTGCCTTGTTACCCGGGGCCATATTTGAAGGGTCAGATATATGTATATCAGAAAAACTTTTTTGAATTATCTACGCCAGAAAATATTTACGAAAACTCTTTTTACGATCTATCAGAAAAAATTCTTGTAGATTGTACCAAAATTGATCTAGACTCTTACAACTATTGTTAATCAAGAAAAATAGCCCCGACCCACATGCCTCACTTGGAGTCATAAAAATCTCTCAAACAACCCTTACGGTGTCTCACTACTCTGGTACTGAACCCACATGGCCCGCATAGAAAAAATCCCCCAGTCGGGGGATTTTTTCTTATTCTAGAAACAGAAGTAGGTACATACAGACGACTCCCAGAATGGCCATAAACGTCTCGAGTATAACCATCTTTTTTCTTCCTGGTTTGTGTATCTCTGGCATAAGGTCAGCCATAGCTATGTATATGAATCCTCCAGCGGCAATAGGTACAACTATAGGTATGAGTTTATCAGTAACGCTTCCAAACAAAAGTACGATAGCACCACCAACAACAGCAAGAAGCGCTGAAACAAAGTTCAAAAACAGTGCTCTTTTTTTAGAATACCCACTATGAAGAAGGACTCCGAAATCTCCAATCTCTTGTGGTATTTCATGTAGAAGTACCGCAATAGTTGTAGCCACTCCGACAGGAATACTTACAAGGTAGCTTGCTGCAATTATCGCACCATCTAGTATATTGTGAAGTCCGTCAGAAACTAGAATCATTTTACCAACGTGATGATGCGAGTGGTCATGGTTTTCTTCGTCTACTTCATGGTGATGCCAGTGAAGAAATTTCTCGAGAATAAAAAACAAAAATATTCCAGCTATTACAAGCATAGACGCAAGTGTTGGTTCAAGGTTCTCAAAAGATTCTGGTATAAGGTGTAAAAACGCGTCTCCAAGAAGTGCTCCAAGTGCGAGAGAAACAAAGACAAATATATACTTTTTTAGAGTTTCTTGTTTTAAGTACAGAGTAAAAACCCCTATCAAAGAAACAAGGCTAACGAGGATTATACTCAGGAAAGAGGCTGTTATTGTGTTTATCATGTTGATTTTTTTATTTGGATAAATTTGTTTAGAATTGCAACATTGTTGCATTTATGCCATTATAGGTGCATATGGGAGAAAAGTCAACAAAACATATCGTCTCAGAGGTATTCGAAAAAAGTAATATAAAACAAACTCTTTCCCGAGAAAAAGTTTTGAGCATACTGATTGAGTCTCGGAAACCTCTTTGCGTACAAGACATAAGAAATCTTTCCGGAGGAGAATTGGATAGAGTTTCTATATATAGAAACCTGGAATGTTTTTTGTCACGTGGAATAATTTACAGATCAGACTTTAGAAAAGGTCGTGCCTTTTTTGAGTATCAAACAAATCACCATCACCACATAACTTGTACGATTTGTGGAGATAGAGAATCTATAGATTTTTGTATAAGTGATAAATTAGATAAAATAAAAAGTAGTTTGAAAAAGTTTAATTCTCCATCAAACCATATATTAGAATTTTTTGGAAAATGTAAAAAATGCGAAAACAAATAAAAACAATACTAATCTTACTTATTGTTCTTGTTCCCTTTTTTAATTCTAGTGCTCAAGAAGTAGTAGAAACAAACACAACAATAAAAGGAAGGGTTGTTGAAATACTAGACCAAGAAACAAGAAACGTCCCTGGAACAAACACTCCGCACACATATCAGACAATAACAGCCGAAATTCTAAGCGGAGAAAAAGAAGGTCAAATAATAACAATAGAAAATGATTTTCTTGAAATGAAACCCGGTAGTGTTTTTTATGCAAATCACTTTTCAGATATAGACGGCAGAGATTACTACTCAATAATAAATATAGAAAGAAAAAATGGGCTTATAATTCTAACGCTTATTTTTGTTTTATCTGTTGTACTTTTAAGTGGCTGGCAGGGGGCGAGATCTATAATTGCACTTATCGGAAGCTTTTTGGCAATATTTTATATTCTAATACCAGGAATGCTTGCTGGGTGGAGTCCCGTTTTGGCAAGCTCTCTTGTTGCTGGTAGTGTCTTATTTTTCGCTATATTTTTTACACACGGATTCAATAGAGAGTCTTTTGTGGCGTACATAGGAACGATTCTTTCTGTTGTACTAACAATACTTTTGGCAAAATTTGCCATAAATATAACGAGTTTATCTGGGATAGCAACAGAAGAGTCTGTTTATCTAAACTTCAACACACAAGGATCGATCAATTTTGTTGAGCTTCTTTTGGGTGGAATAATAATTGGTATTCTGGGAGTTCTAGATGATATATCAATAACACAAGTTGCCGTTGTTAGGGAGCTATATGACAGCAATAAAAATATGACTAAAAAAGAAGCTTACAAAAGATCTATTCGTGTCGGAAAAGAACACGTTAGTGCGCTTGTAAACACTCTTATTTTGGCATATACGGGAACATCACTACCACTCCTTCTTTTGTTTTCATCGTCAGGAAGTGATATGGGTTTTTCTATGGTAAATTTGGAAATATTTGCAACAGAAGTTGTAAGAACAATGGTTGGAAGCATAGGAATAATAATGACAGTTCCAATAGTAACTCTACTTGCTGTAGTTTATCTAAAAAACAAAAAGCATAGCAAAAGTTTCCATGTGCACAGTCATGCTCATGCGCACGATCATTCTTATTAAAATGCGACCCTGGTAGGAATCGAACCTACATTACGACTTCCGCAAAGTCGCGTCCTATCCATTGAACGACAGAGTCTTGCCTCGAAAAAAGAGATTAACACAAAACAGGCTTTGTATCTAGAACCCAATTCTGTCCATGAAAGACTCGGCGAGCGGGTGTTCTAGCTCCTCTTTTTGTATGTATTGAGACAATATTTGATCTATTTGTTCCATCGAAACACTTTCAGAGATTATTGTAGAAACAACAGGAAGAACAAATCTATTTATATGCAAAAGAAGTACGTTATAGTCTGGTCTTTCCTGCAAGTCAAAAGATTTTATCGAATCAAACGTGAAAAGTTTGTCGTGCAAAACAACCCCTTGATCTGTTATTCTAACGTTTAGAATCTCTGCTTTCTTGGTCGAATAGTAGAACATCAGTATAGAAGATATAAGTAGAAAGATAGCAAAGAAAAAATTTCTATCTAATACAGAAAGTACTATCCCTACAACAAAAAGACCGCCAACGACCCAAAACCAGTCGACGTTCTTTTTCCTTTCTATAAATTCTGGTGCTTCCCAAGAAAGTAATTCTTGCATATAGATATTGTACTACAAGAATACTTTGTTTTATATATTTTTGAACAGACTACTCTCCTTTTGCCCAAGCAAGTAGACCTTCGTAGTCTTCTCCTCCACAAATCCACTTTCCGCTTTCTTCGTTGAAAAAATAAGGCACTCCCCCACAATTGCCATTATCACAAGCTTCCATCATTTTTAGATTTTCTTCGTTGTGCCAAACTTCTAGTTTTTCGACAGAAAGACCTTCTTCTTTTTCTAGCTTTTCTATAAGAGGCATCATGTGTTCGCAGTGCGGACACTCATTACCATAAAACATTTTTAGTGACATATTTTATAAACTTTATTTAACCTAACAATATCTTTGATTCTAACTTTTTTACTAAAATAATACAAAAGTCGGGTTACCCCGACTTTTGATTACTTTGCTTTTGCTTCTTTTACAATTCTAGAGACTTTTGACTTTCTTCTAGCTGCTGTGTTTTTCTTGATGATTCCAGTTTTTGCAGCCTTGTCTATAGCTTTGTATGTAGCACTGATCATATTTTGTGCTTCTTTTGGATCAGTTTTAGCTGTTTTTGTTATTTTCTTTATTGCCTCCTTCATGGTCTTCTTTTTTCTATCGTTAACTATCTTTTTCTTTTGAGAACCACGAAGCGCTTTCTTTGCTGATTTTGTAATTGGCATAATCGCTTTTATTTAAATAATAATAGACACTTAATATTGCGAACCCTAGGATAATAACACAATTTTTAACTCTTGCAAGAAGAAGATAAAAGATTTTAGTTTGTGATAGAATTGACCTATATGATCGGAGTAATAAGAGGAGAAATTATAGAAAAAGACGGAAAAAGAATAATCGTAGATACAGGAGGTGTTGGATATAGTATCTACATGACAGAGACGGATATAATTAGCACCAAAATAGGAGAATCTGTTTTTTTGTATACCTACATGGCGGTCAAAGAAAACGCCATAGAGTTATATGGATTCTTTGAAGAGGGTGACAAAGAAATATTTGAAAGACTCTTGAGTGTGTCAGGAATAGGGCCAAGGTCTGCTCTTTCTATATTGGGGATTGCACCCAGAGAAACACTCCTCCGTGCTATTTCTTCTGGAGACTCATCTTACCTGACACAAGTTTCAGGAATAGGTAAAAAAACAGCAGAAAAAATAGTTCTGGAACTAAGAGATCAGTTGAAAGATATACAAATAGACGAAGGATTGAGAGGAAAAACAGACGCACTAGAAGCACTGATTTCTCTTGGGTATAAAAAAGAAGAGGCTCGTGATGCAATAAAAAGTGTTTCAGAAGAAATAGAAGATCTGAACGAAATGATACGAGAAGCACTAAAAATAATAAGTAAGTCTTAACCTATGCCTGAACTTCCAGAAGTAACGACAACTGTTTTGGGGTTAAACAAAACAGTAAAAGGCA includes these proteins:
- the ruvX gene encoding Holliday junction resolvase RuvX, producing MKYLGIDFGSKRVGLAVSSEDGKFAFPLKTLDNNSKLLENTISVIKDEGIETLVFGLSKNSSMEENPIEEMVQDFISKLKESLPEISIDRELEYFSSVEAVRFPNVSQKKNLLDRKSKVEKIENIDEKAAAVILSRYLDKKKV
- a CDS encoding GIY-YIG nuclease family protein — translated: MYYVYILQSTKNSNLYKGVTSDLKRRLREHNLGNVKSTKPHKPWKLIYYQGFTSKIDAESEEKFLKTGKGRERIKYLLKDTLKN
- a CDS encoding ZIP family metal transporter, whose amino-acid sequence is MINTITASFLSIILVSLVSLIGVFTLYLKQETLKKYIFVFVSLALGALLGDAFLHLIPESFENLEPTLASMLVIAGIFLFFILEKFLHWHHHEVDEENHDHSHHHVGKMILVSDGLHNILDGAIIAASYLVSIPVGVATTIAVLLHEIPQEIGDFGVLLHSGYSKKRALFLNFVSALLAVVGGAIVLLFGSVTDKLIPIVVPIAAGGFIYIAMADLMPEIHKPGRKKMVILETFMAILGVVCMYLLLFLE
- a CDS encoding transcriptional repressor translates to MGEKSTKHIVSEVFEKSNIKQTLSREKVLSILIESRKPLCVQDIRNLSGGELDRVSIYRNLECFLSRGIIYRSDFRKGRAFFEYQTNHHHHITCTICGDRESIDFCISDKLDKIKSSLKKFNSPSNHILEFFGKCKKCENK
- a CDS encoding YibE/F family protein; this encodes MRKQIKTILILLIVLVPFFNSSAQEVVETNTTIKGRVVEILDQETRNVPGTNTPHTYQTITAEILSGEKEGQIITIENDFLEMKPGSVFYANHFSDIDGRDYYSIINIERKNGLIILTLIFVLSVVLLSGWQGARSIIALIGSFLAIFYILIPGMLAGWSPVLASSLVAGSVLFFAIFFTHGFNRESFVAYIGTILSVVLTILLAKFAINITSLSGIATEESVYLNFNTQGSINFVELLLGGIIIGILGVLDDISITQVAVVRELYDSNKNMTKKEAYKRSIRVGKEHVSALVNTLILAYTGTSLPLLLLFSSSGSDMGFSMVNLEIFATEVVRTMVGSIGIIMTVPIVTLLAVVYLKNKKHSKSFHVHSHAHAHDHSY
- the rpsT gene encoding 30S ribosomal protein S20, whose product is MPITKSAKKALRGSQKKKIVNDRKKKTMKEAIKKITKTAKTDPKEAQNMISATYKAIDKAAKTGIIKKNTAARRKSKVSRIVKEAKAK
- the ruvA gene encoding Holliday junction branch migration protein RuvA, coding for MIGVIRGEIIEKDGKRIIVDTGGVGYSIYMTETDIISTKIGESVFLYTYMAVKENAIELYGFFEEGDKEIFERLLSVSGIGPRSALSILGIAPRETLLRAISSGDSSYLTQVSGIGKKTAEKIVLELRDQLKDIQIDEGLRGKTDALEALISLGYKKEEARDAIKSVSEEIEDLNEMIREALKIISKS